The nucleotide sequence TGAATGGAGTTCACATATGTAGGAGCGATTGGAGAGTGAGTTCTTGTCCTCGAGCAATTTTTATAAAATAAGATGGTGTTTTGGCGAGACTCTATGGGCGCACAATATGTATGGATTGTTTGATAGATAGGTGGTCTGCGGGGATAGCGTTCAAACTCATGACAGAATGATCATTTTGATAACGATAAGGCTAACCTCATACGGTATAGCGCGTATCTATATCTATTGCCCATTCTCGGGTAAACATTACGCCGCCAAAAATAATTTCTCCGCTCTGAATCTGCAGTCTCGATGCGCTTGAACGACAATCTCCACTTCATAACTTCATTTACAGACGGTTTCTACATTAGTACGACTATTCAACAAGCCCGAATCTATCGCATACCAGTACAACACACATATTCACCATGGGTGTTCAAAAGAAGACCCGAAAATATGCGCAGGCACGTCAACCATGGCATGGCACGATAAGAAAAAGATGGATATACTGACAATCGCCTACAAACTTACAGATGAAACTCGCCATCAAGAAGCATGACGAACGCCTAAAGAACCCTCCGGCCGCCGTTcctaaagaaaagaagaaggaagagtcGACAAGACAAGTCGCCCAAGCACCAACCAACATGTTCTTCGCTGCCAACACAGCTCTCGGACCGCCTTATCATGTGCTCGTCGATACCAACTTTGTTTCTCACACCATTCGGGCGAAATTGGATATGCTTCCTTCTATGATGGACTTGTGCGTGATACCTACAGCCCACGGATGATAGGATCAAATACTGATGCGCTTCGTCATTAGGTTGTACGCAAAGTGTATCCCGTGCTTTACCGATTGTACCATTGCAGAACTCGAAAAGCTTGGTCCCAAGTACCGGTTGGCATTGCGAGTGGCCAAGGATCCCCGGTGGACAAGGCTTCAATGTGACCACAGCGGTACATATGCAGATGACTGTATTGTGGATAGGGTGAGTGACTACTCAGGTTCGTCCGATCTTGAAAAGTCGCTAACTAAGAATCATAGATATCTAAGCACCGTATCTATACTGTTGGGACAAACGATAAGGAACTCACTCGCCGCATCCGCAAGATTCCTGGTGTGCCGATTATGAAGGTCGCAAGAGGAAAATACACCATCGAGAAATTGCCTGATTCCTTCGATTAAAGGTCTTTCAGATAGTCCATGTTCACTGAATTTGATACAATGATACCCGGGTCAGGGAAAGACTCGCCAGTCTCAAACGCTGGTTGTTACAGTCGACCTTTACAGGGCCCCAACGTGGCGACAATGGCCAGACCATGTCCTTGGGCCATTCTCTTATCTTCTGAAGAGGATAGGTATGCAACAAGATACAGGTCCAGATCCAGCTTCTCTTTGCATGATGGCAATGATGGCAAACCTTTGCGCTATTCCATGTACATACCTCATACCTACAAAGTGTTGCGCCGGTTAGGAGTTGGTTACGTCTTTATAATGATCAAATAACTTAGAACGACATGGATGTTTCACTGTAATCGTAAAGCTAATTTTGATTTTGACTTGTGGTCGCTTCATTTGCTCTATGGTGTCTCCCTTTTATGTGTACGCATCACCCCCAAATCAATGCATGATTCAATTCTATGAATTGTTTTTGCTCGAAAACTAGTGGTCAATAGTTGCGCAAGTGATAAGTATGTGCATTAAAGTGGCGCGTAAGTCCGCTATGCAAAGTTAACTCAACCATGGAAACCAAGCAGTGTCCCAGTCTCTTAATGTATCTAGAAACTCAACCATCCATCTATTCCAATGGCAAGGGAATACGTTCTTATAAACGCTGGTTCACAAGATCACTTCTGATGTCAGCCTACGTTTGTATGACTTTGTCCAACGGATGAAATTCAGACACACAACTTATATAAGGGAAGGAAGGATTCGAATCTTTCCCTCCGCTATTCAACAAAACTTCATACAAATCAATACTATCAGTCATGACTTCCCAGCATAACAGTGGCAGCCTCTCCAAGGAGGCCGAAGACCCCTATCAGGCCCAGAATTTCTCTGATGATTTTGGTATTGGCACCCGTCAGGACGAGGCCGAGGATGAGGCCGAGTGGCTTCGCCAGCATGGCGCAAGCGGATTCTCGGGCTTCTCGGGCTTGAATAACGTATGTATACCCAGAATGCTTTCTGTCTGTCTGGCTGCGTCTGGTAAAGGTACTAATACTGTCGTCCCACGTTTAGTTTGAGGGTAGCCAGTCTTCTGGGACGGGCGTCAAACTCGCTGAGCCCAGTGAACGTACGACCTCGGGCAAATATAGCTACACCCATGACGATTTGATTGATCCTGATGAATAAGTAGGAGTGGGAGGTTGGCTAATGTTTTAATGTCTTATGTCATGTGGTGGATTGAAATGCATATTGTGTTGATGTGATTTGGACGATATGAAATGAAGAATAACTGGATTTCTGTCTATCTTACCATGTTGAATGtgaaaataaaaaaggaaaacaaaaaGCCCAATAGTCATACTGTTATAGTTGTAATGGAATTCATTTTGGCTTCCGGCTTCACCGTTGAACCATAAAGGACAACTGTATTTGGGGTGGCACTGGATGGCCGGAGCAATATGTCATTCAATATTCCTCTTACACAGAAGAACGGGACCAATGATATTGGCAACGGGGTTTTTATTCGCTAGTGTCTTGCAGCATTCGAAACGATCGACCCAAattgacttttttttttttttttctcccaaAAGAGCCGTGATCAGGCAGTCTATATTTTACAAAAGGTAATGTGACAGTGTTCTATACTCTATGAAACCCTCCTAAAGCGGCAACCCAGGCCCCTTGCACCCGTCAACCTTCTCAAAGTACCAGTTGTGCGCAGGAAAAGCAGTAAGTGATGGTGGCCCCGTCCCCGTATTACCCTGGAAGTTGACCTCCCCATCCAGCACCTCAATATCCTCCGTGCCAACGGCAGCATTGGTCGCAGACGAGATATAATACTCAGGGCTAACATGGACATACCCCATCGCCAGCAAGGGAAGCTTGGGCACTGGATCATCAATGTGTGAGAATCGATAGTTGCCATCCTGCGCCGTGATATACTTGGCCAGTGCTGAGTTGGCCACACGCGGCGACGCATATGCATATAACTTGGCTGAGGGGTGTCCTTTGCCCCGGATATCAGTGGCTGCAAGAGTAGCCACGGCAGCGCCCAGACTGTGGCCCACCACGACCACTTCGTAGTCAGGGTTCTGGGACACGGTGTGGTTCAGAGTCTCCATGATGGAGTCACGGACTAAGGTCCAGGAACTCCAGAATCCAAGTTCCGCGAGGCACCCGTCGCAAAGGCCTGGGTCAGTGTGGATGAAGGTTGCATCAGATACCCAGTTGCGCACTGAGTAGGAACCGCGGAAGGCGATGACAATTGCCTCATTAGTTGTGTCCAGTGCGACGAAGCCAGAGGTGTCAGTGATTGTAGTACTATGGTTGTACATTAGGACCGGATCCAGACAAGGTAACTATAGATGAATGACCTACTTGGAGAAGTCAAACAGGATCTCTGTATCAGCCTTTTCAACCTGGGGGCAGTTGTCTGCCCAACAGGTCAGCTTGTGACCAGTTTTAGCCACATAGTTGTCATGACAATATGACGCTGCAGCATACTCGACCCAGAAGTTGAACTGCGTCAACTCGCTGACTGGAACATCTAAGAGGGGCGTGAGCAATGTGCGAAAAGAGCAAGAATGGGGTTAGTTCACACCTCGTGCGTCAATTGGAATCGCACGACTCCATAAAGCCAGAAAAGATATGATGACCAGAGATAAGAGATGCATGCTGACCATAATGTCCTAAAACTGAGAAAGACATGATGGGTGGGAATGGCTTTATAGCATCCTCCAATGTTACCGTGATTCCTTCTGCATGCGGCATGTGAGCATGTGAGAGTGGTTCCTGCAAGCATCAGCTGAAAGGCCCGGCAAAAGCTTATCCTGTTCCTGGTTGGGCATTATTGGAGACCACTTTTGCAGCTAACGCTTCATCCGGCGAATTAGCCTAGGCATTTATCGGGATATGGTTCAGCTTCATGTGAAGATCGGGAttgtgggtgaccaccagcgacgaTCAGGAAGACGGTAGATGAATTGGCCTCGGAGTTCTCCGTACAGCAAGAGTCGCTTAGCTGGAATTTGCTATTTTGTTGATAATATAATGCAAATACGACAAATGTTCTTCTGAATGTGAGGGATACCTTGCCATAACCCCAGAACCCGCCAAGACTTGGGTTCGTGATAGATCCAAGTTCGTCGGCACCTCTACAATGTGCCCCGAGTCATTACACAAAATGACAGAATGAGGCTGTCTCTCTAGGGTTGTTCACCAGAtcttttcttccccttctttcCGATTCAATTAGCAGGGGTCGATGCTTCTTCCACTTGCTTTATTCTCTCTTCTCGCCCCTTTTCCCAAGCTGCTACTGCCTCACGTGTAAGGGCTTCTCGGTACTTTCCTCGAATCCCCAAAACCATGAAAAAACCCGAGATCCAAAATATAATGTCCTTGCGGCGAGAACGACATCTATCTGTATCCATATCACAGTATCGACGACAGACATACTCATACAGTGAGAGATGCAAGAATAATAATCCCGTGCCTGCAAAGTGCGGGATTAGCAGTCTGAACCACGTGGTATAGTTAGAGAAAGGGACATACAAGAGGGCATACAGGTACGGGTGTTTGACGACCCCGATCTTCATCATGATAAGCTCTGGGTAACCAGGCGCAGGAATGTCAGGGCCGTCATTGGTATGCGTTTGTTGAGCCGATACGGGAGTgtcattgttgttgttggtagATTTCTCGTTCATGGTGGGCTTAAGATTGAGGGAAGAAATTTTTTGAAGAATAGGGTGAAACGGAATAGATGGAGCCAGCCAAGTATTTAGTATTTGATGGGGGCGGTTCTAAAATTCGGATTTTTACTTTTTTGCGCTAAGCAGGTATCTTCTTTATCTTTAACCCCCCCGGTGTCTTACTGTTCAATGAGCTGTACTTTGTCACATCATTGTTCATGCTATCGTACTGTAGCTACCAAAAATTAGTTTTCAATAGCAGGCTTCTGTCCCTGTTTAAGTGGCCCGAAAATGCTCGTCCACAGTTCGCTAGCCTCGCCGACAAAATAAGACAAACTGGCATCTGCCATACTCGCATACTCATCACCGGACATGGTCTCCAACTGAGAGATGATATTCTCCAACCCGAATGCCTTTCCAGTAGCCTGTGTGGCACCGGCTTCCAGCATCACATTGACAACATGGATATGGAAGTGATAATAAGTTGGTTGGTCTAGTATCAATCAGCCTAGTTCCAGACACAGTAGACCAAATAACGAGTCACTTACAATGCACATAAAGCTTCAACTGATCCTCCTCTAACTCTGGATACATCCTAACTGTCTCCTCGAGAATCCGTTTTCGCACATACCGTAACCACGGAAGATGGCGTTTCGATAAATCCCGCAAACTCATGATATCCCTCCTATTAACCAACGCAAGCAGATGCAGCGACCCCATACTCTTTCGGTCCCAGTTGAGATCCGGCAGCATCAGGAAGCCCTCGTCTTGGCCATGTTGCCCGGGATCCCGGAAGATGACATCTTCTTGCTCTGTGCGGCCTTCGAGGATGTTGTATACCCAGTTCAGACTCccaccttctttctttgcttgcATGTAGGGGCGGATGTGGTTGCGGTGGATTTCCGGTGTTTCGGTTACCATGCGGAGGATCTGGTCAGAGTATTTCTTGATGTGTTGCGCTGTGCATGGCCAGATTAGATTCAGTTTGAGGTCGCTTGCATTGCTTTGGTCCTGCCCTTGGGTATCGGGGCCAGAAGACGCAAGGTACCATCTGTAGATGTCGTTGTCGCCTAGGTTGTTGACTCGTTGGATTGCGGCGTGGAAGGCTTTTAGGACTTGGAGGGATTCGGTTGCGAAGGCTGTCCGTTCGGCTATGAGGATACCTTGTTGGCCATCGATGGAGCCGAGCATCGCAATTCTGCGGCCATTTTGGTCTGTAGACGGTATTAGCTAGGAATCTGCTCGCTATCCTGTGTTAAGGTGGGATGTTGTTCGGACCTTGTTTTAGGAGCGTTTCGATTTCGAACTTCGGGATTAATACCTCCGGGGCAGTGTCTTCAGTATTGGCAGTCATGGTGTATGAAGCTACGAATAAAATGGCCAATGTCTCTGTATTTCTTCTCGATGTGCTCCTCGGCATTGATTGTAAGATGTCCCTCTTTGGCAGAATTGGGCGGTCAGATTCTTATCAGATAacgcctttttcttttttttctttacccTTTTTGTTTTGTGTTCTGTTTCCCTGGTCAAAAGATCAATTATATCAATTGTAAGTAAGCTGTATCTGTATGCTATATGCCATATATAGTTGAAATTATACACCTGCTAGCttcaatggccaattgcATAGAGTAGacctgtactccgtatgcgCGTTGGCAAAGCAGCCGAGGATGATCTTCAATTTATAAGAATTTGAGTGAGCATATTGGCGAGAAATCATCCGTTTCCATTGTCTCAAAACACCTAATATCCACTCCTTGACGCGATGCCCATGTCCATTCAAGTCGGCCTCGACTAGTAGGTAACCAGGGAGGAGGGGGACAAGCAGAAACACGCTGCTGTGGACGGTGTCTCTGCTCCCATGCTTGACAACGAAATAGCTCGTTTCAGTGAAGTTTTCCCCATCAAATGTAGCATCCAGCGCGGTCGTAATTCGTAAAGTCGTAAGGCAGATATGCTCCGCGGTAGCCATTAGACCACGGCTAAGTCGACGCTTTCTTCTGGGACTCCTCTATCGACGATTCGCTCGAATGCATCTAAGTAGAACAGTTAGCTTGAGAGCCATCCTCAGACAGAAGGATACACATACCACCTCAGCCAAATTCAACCACTCCTCAACCCCCTTCACGTAAACATCATCAACAGCCGGCACTTCCTCATGCGCCCATACCACAAACTCATCAAAAATGCCCTGTTTCTCCAAAATCTTGACCGGCTCTTCTGGCTCCATTTCGGTATCATCTGCCATACCGCCGTTGTTCGTTTGCGAAGGGAGGACACGCTCTGTTAGCATTGCTACCACGCCTTGATAGCCCTCGGGGATTGCGACACGCCGACCACGTAGTTTGCGGCCGCGGAAATGGGATGTCTGTAATTTTTCATCTATGCAAACTTGTCAGTTGACGGCTTTTCAGGTGGGTGGGAGGGTGTTG is from Aspergillus chevalieri M1 DNA, chromosome 8, nearly complete sequence and encodes:
- a CDS encoding putative mRNA decapping hydrolase (COG:O;~EggNog:ENOG410PFAX;~InterPro:IPR008594,IPR036265,IPR011145;~PFAM:PF05652,PF11969;~go_function: GO:0016787 - hydrolase activity [Evidence IEA];~go_process: GO:0000290 - deadenylation-dependent decapping of nuclear-transcribed mRNA [Evidence IEA]) gives rise to the protein MTANTEDTAPEVLIPKFEIETLLKQDQNGRRIAMLGSIDGQQGILIAERTAFATESLQVLKAFHAAIQRVNNLGDNDIYRWYLASSGPDTQGQDQSNASDLKLNLIWPCTAQHIKKYSDQILRMVTETPEIHRNHIRPYMQAKKEGGSLNWVYNILEGRTEQEDVIFRDPGQHGQDEGFLMLPDLNWDRKSMGSLHLLALVNRRDIMSLRDLSKRHLPWLRYVRKRILEETVRMYPELEEDQLKLYVHYQPTYYHFHIHVVNVMLEAGATQATGKAFGLENIISQLETMSGDEYASMADASLSYFVGEASELWTSIFGPLKQGQKPAIEN
- a CDS encoding uncharacterized protein (TransMembrane:1 (i46-62o)) yields the protein MNEKSTNNNNDTPVSAQQTHTNDGPDIPAPGYPELIMMKIGVVKHPYLYALLHGIIILASLTV
- a CDS encoding lipase family protein (COG:I;~EggNog:ENOG410PKH6;~InterPro:IPR002921,IPR029058,IPR005592;~PFAM:PF03893,PF01764;~SECRETED:SignalP(1-21);~go_process: GO:0006629 - lipid metabolic process [Evidence IEA];~go_process: GO:0016042 - lipid catabolic process [Evidence IEA]) — its product is MVSMHLLSLVIISFLALWSRAIPIDARDVPVSELTQFNFWVEYAAASYCHDNYVAKTGHKLTCWADNCPQVEKADTEILFDFSNTTITDTSGFVALDTTNEAIVIAFRGSYSVRNWVSDATFIHTDPGLCDGCLAELGFWSSWTLVRDSIMETLNHTVSQNPDYEVVVVGHSLGAAVATLAATDIRGKGHPSAKLYAYASPRVANSALAKYITAQDGNYRFSHIDDPVPKLPLLAMGYVHVSPEYYISSATNAAVGTEDIEVLDGEVNFQGNTGTGPPSLTAFPAHNWYFEKVDGCKGPGLPL
- a CDS encoding ribonuclease H2 subunit C (COG:S;~EggNog:ENOG410PR3W;~InterPro:IPR013924;~PFAM:PF08615;~go_component: GO:0032299 - ribonuclease H2 complex [Evidence IEA];~go_process: GO:0006401 - RNA catabolic process [Evidence IEA]) — its product is MFAIRAPQKQSNGPETKNSTESCTPNILPCRIHHDGPVESLQRYWAPAADNEDEKLQTSHFRGRKLRGRRVAIPEGYQGVVAMLTERVLPSQTNNGGMADDTEMEPEEPVKILEKQGIFDEFVVWAHEEVPAVDDVYVKGVEEWLNLAEVMHSSESSIEESQKKAST
- a CDS encoding rRNA-processing FCF1 family protein (BUSCO:EOG09264SET;~COG:S;~EggNog:ENOG410PKAF;~InterPro:IPR029060,IPR006984;~PFAM:PF04900;~go_component: GO:0032040 - small-subunit processome [Evidence IEA]); translated protein: MGVQKKTRKYAQMKLAIKKHDERLKNPPAAVPKEKKKEESTRQVAQAPTNMFFAANTALGPPYHVLVDTNFVSHTIRAKLDMLPSMMDLLYAKCIPCFTDCTIAELEKLGPKYRLALRVAKDPRWTRLQCDHSGTYADDCIVDRISKHRIYTVGTNDKELTRRIRKIPGVPIMKVARGKYTIEKLPDSFD